A window of Longispora fulva contains these coding sequences:
- a CDS encoding AfsR/SARP family transcriptional regulator, with protein sequence MVSRGDSEVRITAPKPRKVLALLLVQANRVVPVSSLVKELWEDSPPLSSATTLQTYILQIRRVLRESLGVDADEVAGNVLVTRNGGYQFRVDRGSLDLHEFERLSVEGRQRLATGDAGAASLALRDALSLWRGPALVDVQAGPLLEVEILRLHEGRLTALQQRIEADLRLGRHLEILSELTALTAEYPLHENLNAQYMLALHRSGRRTEALGVFQRLRASLVQDLGLEPSQQIQRLQHAMLSSDPALEERSHPGQMVLDRFLQEQSSAAVPRPRDRRTVPEQHVSVEPETPQPTRRIVPSELGRWRILPT encoded by the coding sequence ATGGTGTCCCGCGGTGACAGCGAGGTACGGATCACGGCACCGAAGCCACGAAAGGTCCTCGCACTCCTACTAGTACAGGCGAACCGTGTCGTTCCGGTCAGTTCCCTGGTCAAGGAGCTGTGGGAGGACTCGCCACCGCTGAGTTCGGCCACCACGCTCCAGACGTACATCCTGCAGATCCGCAGGGTCCTGCGCGAGTCCCTCGGGGTGGACGCCGATGAGGTGGCGGGGAATGTCCTCGTCACCCGCAACGGCGGCTACCAGTTCCGGGTCGATCGCGGCAGCCTCGACCTGCACGAGTTCGAGCGGCTGAGCGTGGAGGGTCGCCAACGGCTCGCCACCGGGGACGCCGGCGCGGCGTCGCTGGCGCTGCGGGACGCGCTGTCCCTGTGGCGCGGCCCGGCCCTCGTCGACGTCCAGGCCGGACCACTGCTCGAAGTGGAGATCCTCCGCCTGCACGAGGGCCGGTTGACGGCCCTCCAACAACGGATCGAGGCGGACCTGCGGCTCGGGAGGCACCTGGAGATCCTCAGCGAGTTGACGGCGTTGACCGCCGAGTATCCCCTGCACGAGAACCTCAACGCCCAGTACATGCTGGCCCTGCACCGCTCCGGCCGGCGTACCGAGGCGCTCGGGGTGTTCCAACGACTCCGCGCCAGCCTGGTCCAGGACCTGGGCCTGGAGCCGTCCCAGCAGATCCAACGACTCCAGCACGCGATGTTGTCCTCGGATCCGGCGCTGGAGGAACGCTCCCACCCCGGCCAGATGGTCCTCGACAGGTTCCTCCAGGAGCAGTCCAGCGCGGCCGTGCCCCGACCCCGGGACCGGCGGACAGTACCCGAACAGCACGTCAGCGTCGAACCCGAGACCCCCCAACCGACCCGTCGCATCGTCCCGTCGGAACTGGGACGGTGGCGGATACTTCCCACCTGA